The genomic segment CGATTTGTCGATTCCTATTGGGACGACTTCGTATTTGGTCTTGTCAATCGCGTCAATGATGTTGCGCGCAGATTGTAGTGATACTTCGTGCTCTGCTGATTTTCCACCAAATAGTATTCCCACGCGGGTCTTTTTCATTTTTCTCTCTGCTTTTTTTTTCGTCGCCACCACCAGAATCCGAGTATGCCCACAACCATTAAAATTGCCAGTATGCGATTATAAGTTTTCAGTACAGCGACTACGATTTGCCAGTTTTCGCCGACCGTAAAGCCAAAGTAGATCAGCAGACTATTCCACAATAATGTGCCAAATAACACGTAAAGCGTCATGCGCAGGGGGTGCATCTGGCTGATGCCAGCCACAATACCGACAAATATCCGCACAGCGGGCAAAAAGCGGTTGAAAATGACGATTTTGTCGCCATAGCGATTGAACCATGTTTCGGTGCGGTGCAGGTTTTCTTCATTCAAGAACTTTATATTCAACCGCAAGAAGAACGATCGCCCTTTTACAAATGCGATGGCGTAAAGGAGCAAACAGCCCACTGCGCTGCCTATCCACATTGCAAAATACGCAGGCCAGACAGCGATTATTCCAATGCCGGCCAAATATGCGCCGAATACAATCAGGGTATCACCGGGAATGATAGGTACTATGTTCTCTAAAAAAGCACCCAGAAACAAAAAAAAGTAAATCCACTCTGGTGGTTGGTCTCTCAAATAGGCGAGAAAAGAATTCCAGAGTTCAGTAAAGTAAGGAAAAAAAGAATTCCAGAGTTCAGTAAAGTACTCCAATTTGTATCCTTTGGATGTGACACAGGAGGCGATTACATTTTTGAATAAACTGCACAATAAGTCAATAACTTTTTATTAACGCTACCGCCTGTGCTGCTATGCCTTCTTCGCGTCCGATAAAACCCATGTATTCGGTTGTGGTTGCTTTTACCGATATGAGGTCAACCGACACTTCCAATGCGCGTGCTATGTTTTCGCGCATTTGTTCAATATACGGCGATAGTTTTGGGCGTTGCGCCATCACGGTTGCATCCACATTGAGCACCTGCGCGTGTGATTCTTTCAGGATGTGAGTCACGTGCGCCAGCAATGTGAGACTCGATATATCTTTGTACGCGGCGTCTGTATCGGGAAAGAGTTGACCAATGTCGCCGGCACCCAGTGCGCCCAACAGGGCATCGATGACGACATGGGTCAATACATCTGCATCTGAGTGACCCTGTAGCCCTTTTTCGTGGGGAATGTGTACGCCACCCAAAATTAGCGCACGGTCCTCCGCGAGTTGATGCGCGTCATAGCCCTGACCAATTCGCAATGTCGGTGTCACTTCGCCTCGTTGTTCTAAAATGTGCAAACCCATGTCGAGGTCTTCTATCGATGTAATTTTGATATTGTCCGCTCGCCCGGGCACAATGGTTACTGCTTCGCCCAAACGCTCTACCAGAGCCGTATCATCTGTGCCCAGATATCCCGATTCGCGTGCGGCACGATGGGCGCGGAAGATCACGTCGCGGCGAAATGCCTGGGGTGTTTGCACGGCTCGCAATGTCGATCTGTCCAGAGTTTTTGCGACTTGATCGCCCTGCACGCGTTTTATTGTATCTGTTACTGGTGTACCCAAAACAGCGGCGCCGTGTTCAGTTGCTGCCAGGACTACGGCATTGATCTCTTCGGGTGTTACATAAGCTCGCGCGCCATCGTGGATAGCAACTACGTCGGCATCTTGCGGGATCGCGTGTAGGCCGCAGGCCACAGAATCCTGTCGTTCTGCACCGCCAGCGATCACTTCGACGACTTTGGAAAATTTTTTCTTTCCGAATTGTTCTCGACAAGTATCGATGTCCTCACGCCCCACGACCAGCACAACGCGGTCAATGCGGTCTGCGCGTTCAAATGCGGTCAATGTCCAGGCCAATACGGGACGTCCGGCAAGGTCGAGAAATTGCTTGGGAATATGCGTGCCCATTCGTTTTCCCGATCCAGCAGCGAGAATGATGGCGTAGTTCATGATAAGCTTTCAGATTTTTGCGCTCATATGTTATACTGGTCCTGTTCCCGTTTGGCCCAGTCGGCGTTGACAAACATGTTCAGGCCGGGATCGGCGTATATGCCGTCTATTTTGTCGCCGTCGTGCTGTCGCAAGAAGTCGATGTCGATCTCTACGCCCCAGCCCGGGCCACCGGGCAATTCGAAATGACCATCTACGACTTCGGGGTACGGCGTTCCCGCGCGTTTGACGTGCTCATCTGCAAAATCATTAAAGTGTTCGAGCACTTTGCCATTGCGGAGGGTTGCCATCAAGTGAAGGGTCGCAACTGTGGTGATAATTCCGCCGACATTGTGTGGCGCAACCATCACGTTGTAGGTTTCAGCCGTGGAGGCGATTTTCTTGGTTTCCAGCAGGCCGCCACACTGGTTCAGATCCGGCTGGATGATATCCACGACCCGCATGGGAAATAGGTCTCTAAATTCCGCGGCTTTGTAAAGCCGTTCTCCGGTCGCAATTGGGATGGATGTATGTTGCGCTACTTTGGTCAATGCGCCCAGGTCTTCCGGACGCGTCGGTTCTTCAATCCATCCCGGACGCAGGTGTTCAATTGCTTTGGCGATTTCGATGGCTTGATGGGACGCGAACCGACCGTGCATTTCCACAAATATCTGTACGCGGTCACCCACGACGGAATGCACGGCTTCGATCAATTCAACGGATTTGAAAAATTCGTCGCGCGTCAGTTCCAGGTTGCCATTACCAAATGGATCAAATTTTAGACCGATATATCCGCGGTCGATCACTTTTTGAGCTGCTTTGGCAAATTCTTCTGGCGAACGCTCCACTGTGTACCAGCCATTTGCATAAGCGGGTACGCGTTCAATGGTTTTGCCGCCGATGAGATTGTACACGGGCTGATTGGTCAATTTGCCAATGCAATCCCAGCACGCCATCTCTACGAGTGCCAGCCCCGTCATCACAACTTCACCTGGCACACCAAAATCGTGGAGTGTGAATCGACAATATAGGTCCTCTATATCGTACACATTGTGCCCGATAAAATGTCGTCTGGTATCTTTCAGAAACTCCAGCACGGTATGTGTTTTGCCCAGGACGCGTGCTTCCCCAACTCCGCGCGTGCCGTCTTCCAATTCGATAAATACATACGTCAAATTGCGCCAGGGCGTTCCCAGCACATAAGTTTCGTAATTTTTGATTTTCAAAGGGTACTCCTTTTTCGCTATAATATCATCATTGCATCGCCATAACTGTAAAACCGATAGGCTTCGCGCACGGCTTCCCGATATGCTCGCATCGCAAAATCGCGCCCCATGAATGCGGCGATGAGCATGAGTAAAGTAGATTCTGGCAGATGGAAATTTGTGATTAGACCATCTACCAATCGAAAATTGTAGGGTGGATAGATAAAGATATGCGTCCAGTCCGAGCCGGATTTTAGTTGCCAATTTGATCCGATTTTTACTGCTGCGGACTCGAGTGTTCGCACCGATGTCGTTCCCACTGCGATGACGCGCCCGCCATTTGCCCGGCATCGATTGACGGTTTCTGCCGCGCTTTCATCAATTTTCCAAAATTCCGCACCCATTTTGTGATCGCGCACATCGTCTGCTTTCACTGGTTTGAATGTGCCGGGTCCTACATGTAGCAGGATTCGCGCTAAACTTATGCCCAATGCTTCAATTTTTGCCAACAGAACGGGGGTAAAATGAAGCCCCGCAGTGGGAGCAGCGACAGACCCGCGCACGCGCGCATAGACCGTCTGATACCGCTCTTTGTCAGAGGCGCAATCTTCCCGCCGAATATAGGGCGGCAATGGTACATGGCCATGTGTTTTTAGGAGTTCATCCAGCGATCCTTTGCCCTCAAACCGCACGCGGCGGTTGCCCGAATCGAGTACGTCTTCGACCGTGGCAATCAGGTCAGATCCTTCAAAAGCAATTTCAGCCCCAATTCGCAATCGCCGTCCAGGCCGCGCCATTACTTCCCAGCTATCGCCATTGGGATGCAGGAGCAAAAGTTCTACTGCACCTCGAGTGATTGGCCGGTATCCTTTTAGACGCGCGGGAAATACCCGCGTTTCGTTCAATACCAGACAATCGCCTGCGCGCAAAAAGTTGGGCAGTTCTCGAAATGTTCGATGTACAATCTCGCGGTGCGTGCGATTTGCTACCATCAAACGCGATCCATCGCGCTCAGCCGTTGGGTATTGTGCGATCAGGTGATTGGGTAATTCGTAATAAAAATCAGAACGTTTCACTGGATGAATTTTAAAAAAGTGAGAATATGGCAATCGTATCACTCAAAGAGCGATGGAAAGTGACGATGGGGTTCTGCTGGCTCTCTGAAGAGTATCTGCTGGCGCGGTGTCAGTTCTGTGTTGGTTGGCGGTTGGACGCGATTGGGTCTCCAGGCTGTGTGCGCTACGCAATATTTGTAAAGGAGAGAGCGGCGTTCGTGCTTGCTGTACCAGGCCGATGTCCCGTGCGTTAGAGCTTCGGAAAATAAAATAGCGGAGCCAGCAGGTGCATGTGGAATGATTATAAGGGGCGATTTTTCGGGGGCATCGAATATCTTTTGGGGTAATCGGTAGTTGCTTTTGTGGCTACCGGGAATGCAGCAGAATCCCCCGTGGTCTGGCCCTGCGTCTGTGAGGCTCCACGCTACAACCATGAATCCGTCGGTGATCTCGTGTTTGGGAAAATTAAAGTATTTGCCCGGCATCGATCCAGAAATGGGTGACATGGCGCCGTAGTCGGCGTGCAGACGCCCTCTTCCCATGCCCGCTTTCATGTACATGCCATAGAGGCGGTCAAGGCGAAAGCAGTCGCCCAATCGGAAGCGCAATATAGACATAATTTGAGGGTGATCAAGGAGGTCGCAAAAGGGTTTTCCCCATTGCAGAAAGCCCGGCCCGTCTGGCGCGCTGCCAAATCGCTGCGTTTCGCCCGGTGGGGGCAGTTTTTGTCGGTCAAATAGTTCATTGAGTGTTGCTACTTCGTCTGCGGTTAAGACGTTTTCAACGACGAGATAGCCCTGCAAGTCGAGCAGGTATTGTTGTGTTTCAAGGTCCTCCATAATATCCTCCTGTTGTTTTTAAATGATGTGGTGTAATGTCCTGGGGGATGATATTGATTGGACTATATTAGATTTCGACTTTGGACGCAAGGAGAAAGACCAGCAAATGGTCAGTTGCAAAATCAGGTAGGTGGTATTATATTTTGCTGTGTCTTATTATTTTACGCAAAGAAACGGTGTGTATCACGCCGTTTCTTTTTTTCCAAATAACAGGAGTGTGCTATGGCAGTTAAAACGTGTCTTATGGTGGGCGGTGGTGGTATGGCAGGGGGCTGGATCAATCGCATGACGCAAAAATTTGGAGATCGCATCAAAATTATCGGTCTCGTCGATGTCAATCGGGATGTGCTGGATCGTCAGGCGCAGACACTTGGTCTGTCTAAAGATCAACTTTTTACTTCACACGAAGATGCTGTGTCCGCTGTCAATGCCGATTTTTGTGGTGTGGCAACACCGCCGCCGTTTCACGCGCCGGCAACAGTTGCCGCGCTTGAGGCGGGCATGCCCGTGATATCTGAGAAGCCGATTGCAGATACGCTCGATGCGGCTAAAGACATGGTTCGCGCTGCCCAAAAGACGGGCTTGCCCTGCGCCATTATTCAAAATTATCGCTATGCCCGAAATAAGCAGGAACTCGTTCGAATTCGCGATGAGGGACGCCTCGGTCGGCTGCAGCATATTGTTGGACGATATGCTTGCGATTACCGAGAATTTGAGTCGTGGGGCAAAGCCTGGCGGCATACGATGGAATTTGGTCTTCTCTTTGAAGGCTCGGTGCATCATTTTGACATGCTGCGTTTTCTTTCAGGTGGCGATCCCGATACGCTTATGGGATTTGGCTGGAATCCCGAATGGTCGAGTTTTGATCACCATTCGAGCGGGATGTATCTCGTGAATATGGACAATGGTACGCATGCGTTTTACGAGGGTAATAGCTCAGCGGCGGGTATTACCAACTGCTGGCATCGGGAACACTACCGCGCTGAATTTGAAGAGGGGACGGTCGAGATTGCCGAGGGTGCTACTGTGACTATTCACCGCGTTGGGCAAGAGCCAGAAGTTTATGAAGCGCCTGAAATTGAATGGGAAGGTCACGATCATCTTTTCGATGAGTTTCTCGACTGGCTCGATGGGGGGCCGCCTTCCGAGACGCGCATTGAAAAAAATATTATTTCGTATGCTATGGTCATCGCCGCAATGGAGACGACGCTGGATGGACAGCCGAAGAAAATCGCAGATTATGTTTCGGATCTCGATTTGTAGCCATAGATCAACTTACCAAATCGCAAAAAAGCCCCCGTAACACTGTTGCGGGGGCTTTGAATTGGTCGTTTTTCGCCTATTAGCAACACCCTGTGCTCGACAAGATGCCTCTGATATATCCGAGCGTGAATGCGAGGTCACGGTCGATACCTTCAGGCGTTTTGGAGCCGACGCATTCTACGTAGAGTGGACCTGTGAATCCCCCGCCGATTAGTCCGGATAAGATGCGGTGAAAATCGACTTCACCATCTCCTGCTGTGGTCTGTACATTGGGGTTGTTCTCAGAGTCCAATGCACAATCTTTTACAATCGCTGTTGAGGTGTATTTTGCAATATCATCCACTTCCTGCTCTGGGCGCACTTCGCCGCGCGTGTAGTGAATGATGTTGCCCGGGTCGTAGCTTACCGCAAATGCGGGGTGATTGACCTGGTGATACAGATCGATCAATTCTTTTGCTGTCAGGCTGATACCCCCATGAGGCTTGAGGGAGATGCCCAGATCTAAGGTATCCGCGTGTTCGGCTGCACGGCGCATGACTTCGGGATAGATGCCGTAATATTCTTTTTTTCCCGTTCCCAATTCCAATATCCACTTTGCGCCGAGTTCGGCGGCGTTATCCAATAATTGTTTATACGCATCTGCTGCACCATCCACACCGTGCTCCAACAGCGCTCTGCCGAGCAACATGGATGGATTGACGCCCGCCTGGGTAGCGGCTTTTTTGGCGGCTGCGATTTGCGCGGCACTGCTTTCATTATTTACGGGTATAACCCCATCGTGTGCAAATACAGCTACGTCTGTATATCCAGCGCTTGCGATGTGTTCACACGCCTCTGCAAATGACAGGGCGTTGAGAGGTCGCGTTGTGCTGCCAATGACCAGTTCCATCATTTACTCCTTCCTCGTTTTATCCGGATTGTTTACCCGTGGTTGTTAAGGTCTTTCCCGCAATGCGGGCATTTATTTTCGCGATGAGATTCCTGCATGGCTTCGACAAAGCCAGAACTCAAGATGCCGGCGGGTAAGGCAAACATCCCAACGCCCAGTACGGCAATTATTGCCCCCAGGAATTTGCCCAATGACGTTATGGGAAAGACATCGCCATAGCCCACGGTTGTCAGGGTTACTATTCCCCACCACATGGTTGTTGGAATACTCGAAAAGGCTTCGGGTTGTGCATAGTGTTCGACAAAATACATCAGGCTGGATACGATGACTAATAAGAGCGTCAATGCAAATGCTACGATATAAAGTTCATGGCGTTTTTGCCATATTACCCGGCCAAACATTTGCATTGAATGCGAATAGCGGCCCACTTTGAGCAGGCGAAATAATCGCAACAAGCGCAGGGGCAGCGTATATTCGGGCGGTATTGTGACGAGTAAAAAGACATAATAGGGAAATATGGCGATGAAATCAATCAGTGCCAGAGGCGTCAGCATAAATGCCAACCGCCCAGTCAGGGAGCGCGCAAATTTTTTATCTGCGGTACAACACCAGATACGCAGCAGGTATTCAACGGTGAAGATCAGCACGCATATAGTTTCAAAAAGCTCGATAAACTCGCCATAAGTCTCATTAATTCCCTCGACGGTTTCGAGTATGACCATTGTCACATTCAGGACGATGAGGGTGATTATAAAAAGATCAACTATGCGGCTCAGCAGATCACCTTCTTCGGCTTTTTCCAGGATTGCGTACAAGTGTGTTTTTGCGGTCATCGCGTTTACCTCCCGCTCCAAAATAGAATTGTTTTGTGATCTTTACAAGTGAATATTAAGAGGTGAGATGTAAGACGTAAGAGGTGAAGGTCGCAGTCCCCAGTCCCCTGGGGTGGATTGTGGGGCGAGGCTCATCAAAGGAGTTTTATTTGTCTGATCTTTTAAAAAATCCAATTGTCCGGGTTATTTTTGCGCTTATTTTTGCGGTGGTTCTGGTGAGCGTTTTGCCGGGGAACCGGGAGCGCGTTTTACACGAGCAACTGTTGACTGCGATTCCCAAATTGGCGGAACAGTTCGGCGATCATCAGTGGATGCTATCGCCAGATGCGGATCGCGTGTTGCAGAAGGCTTTTGCCGAAGCACAAGGTCGTCGGCCTGATGCGTCTTCTGAAGGTATAGAAATTGTATTTCGCGGCGTGGCAATCTCCGAGGGTTATCACCTCGTTGCTGTGCGCGGTTCTGATGAACGAGGAGAAGTTTTGTCGCCTGTTACGGCGTGGAGTCTTTTTCCACCTGTTGCTGCGATTCTGGTGGCTATTATCAGCGGGCGTCTTATTCTGGGGCTTTCGCTTTCTATTCTCGCGGGGGGATTTCTCGCGTCGCTGGGTGAACCCCTTTATTATTTGCCGGTTGTTGCGCTGCAAAAATCCCTGATTGGCTATGTTTGGACGCCTTTGGAAAGTTCGTTTCAGCTCTATATTCTCGCGTTTACTGCAGGGCTTATCGGTATGGTGCGCGTTACCACGCTTTCGGGTGGCAATCGCGGTATTGCCAATGTGCTTTCCCGACGTGCCGAGGGCGCGCGTTCAACGCGGTTGGCGGCATTTTTTATGGGGCTTGCTATCTTTTTTGACGATTATGCAAATTCTATTGTGGTGGGTTCTACTTTGCGCCCGATAGCGGACCGATTCAGGGTGTCGCGGGAAAAACTCGCGTATATTGTCGATTCAACTGCCGCCCCTATCGCGGGTATTGCGATTATCAGTACGTGGATTGGATACGAAGTTAGCCTTTTTCAGGATTTAATGACGGATCTCAAGACCGGGTTGTCGGGATACCAGCTTTTTTTTAATGCTCTGCCTTTGCGTTTCTATTGTTTGCTTACGCTTACTTTTGTGTTGCTTTCTGCTTATCTGCGCCGCGATTACGGGCCTATGCTCGCCGCAGAACGCCGCGCACAAACAACGGGTCAGGTGATGCGCCCTGGCGCGACGCCAATGACCGGACGAGCACAGGACGAAATTGGTCCTGTTGAGGGCGTCCGTCCCGTGTGGTGGGCGGCTATTTTGCCCGTAATTCTCGTTATTGTGTGCGTCATTGGGGGGATGGCTTTTGATACTTGGGATCACGAGAGGGTTCTCGCTGCGCGGCGGGATTATGGCTTGATGAGTAGCGCGTTTTGGAGTGCGTGTTTTTCAAATGCCAATACTGCGCAGGTTCTTTTTGTGGCGGCAATGCTCGGTTCTGCACTCGCGATTGCGATAGCTATTACGCGCAGGCAGGTTGAGACGGGTGCGCGGGTTATTTCTGTGGGGGATGCTGTTTCGACATGGGCGCGCGGTATTGTCGGCGTGTGGTATGCGATTGTTATTCTGATTCTCGCATGGGCGATCAAAGAGGTCTGTGCAGATGCGGGTACGTCAACTTATCTCACCGCGGCACTTTCTCCGCTTATTTCTCCGGGGCTGCTGCCTTTGCTGATTTTTCTGCTCGCTGCTCTTGTTGCATTTTCAATTGGCACGTCCTGGACGACGATGGCGATTCTCATTCCTACAGTTGTTCCGCTCGCACATGCGGTGGGGGGGCTACCACTGACGATACTGGCAGCCGCGGCTGTGCTTGATGGGGCGATTTTTGGCGATCATTGCTCGCCTATTAGCGATACTACGGTGATGGCGAGTATCGCGTCGTCGTGTGACCACCTTGATCACGTTAAAACACAACTTCCCTACGCGCTCACGACGATGAGTGTCGCGGGTATTTTTGGCTATTTGGGGACGGCGCTGATTTATCCAGGGTGGATTGGTCTCGTTCTGGGCCTGATTACCATTCCAATAATTCTTCTCGCTATAGGCAAAAATCCGGATGGATAGCGGTTAGTTCGTCCAGACTCTGCCAGTTTTATCTTTGCGCTCTATTGTTTTCTTGACTTCTATTTTTGAGTGATACATGCATGCCTTGTCATATATTGAGGATTTGAGATTTTAACGGAGGTGGCTATGACGATTCAGGAGCAGTTGCACTACGAGCAGGTCAATGATGAATCGCTGAGTTTTCTCAAAGCGATTGGCGTTGACTATCTGACGATCAATCCGTCGATGGATATGCGCGATGGCAAGGACCGCCGCGCGTACTGGGAAGATATGCGAGATAGAGCTGCCGATCACGGCCTGGTTTTGAGGAATGCCGCCAGCTATGGTTGGGATGAATTTACTCTGGGATTGGAAGACCGGGATGAAAAAATTGATGCCTGGTGTATGTTTATCCGCAATTTGGGTGAGGCAGGTATTCCCACTCTGGGATACAATTTTAAGCCGATTGGCAATTTTCGCACAGAGTCGGCGACGGGTCGCGGCGGCGTCAAATACAGCACGTTTGATTACGACGAATGGGCGAGCGAGCGCGTGTATGTGCCCGACAAAGTAATTTCAGAAGCCGGCATGTGGGAAAATATCGAATACTTTTTGAAGCGCGTAATACCCGTGGCCGAGGAATACGGCGTGAGGATGGCATTGCATCCGGATGATCCGCCCATTCCCGAACCGATGGGCGGAGCCGCGCGTATTGTATCGACATTGGAGCAATATCATCGCATCTTTGACCTTGCTCCCAGTTCGTGTAATGCCATGCTATTTTGTCAGGGGTGCGTGGCTGAAATGGGCGAAGATGTTTGCGAAGCGATCCGCGATATTGGCGGTCGGGACAAAATTGTGTATGTGCATTTTCGAGATATTCAAGGTACGCCGAGAAGTTTTCGAGAGGTGTTTATCGATGAGGGGCAAAACGATATGCACCAGGCGATGCAGACCTACAAGGACGTGGGGTTTAACGGTCCGTTTATGATGGACCACACCCCCAGGTTCTGGCAATCGGGTACTGAGTGGGCAGGGCGCGCATTTGCCGTGGGGTACATGCGCGCATTGATTCAGGTGGTTTATTGAGGACGGTGAGACGCTTTTAAAAGGAGAGCAATATGGGCAAGAAGACGGCAAGTTCTCAGAAGGTTGTCAAGGTTGCCATGATCGGTGCGGGGGGGCGGTCGCGCAGTGTACACTATCCCTCGCTGAACGATATGGACGATGTCAAAATGGTGGCCGTATGCGAGTTGAATGAAGTGCGTATGATTGAGGTGGCGGGGGAGTACGATATTCCAGCGCGATACACCAATTATGTGACGATGATCGAACGGGAAAAACCCGATGTGGTGTATGCGATTATGCCACCGCATCACATATACGATCTGGCGGCAAATATTATGGAGATGGGCGTTAATATTATCATTGAAAAACCGCCTTCAGTGACGACCGAACAGGCTAAGCAGATGGCGTTGTTAGCGAAAAAGAACAATGTGATTACGGGCGTGACATTCCAGAGGCGGTTTGCGCCAGTGATCCGCACGGGAAAAGAAATATGTGAAAAGAATGGGCCAGTGCACAGTGCGGCGTCGTATTTTTTGAAAAACGAAGTGGGTGGACAACCCATTTACAAGGGGGCGCTGGAAAAACTGACCTGCGATGGTATTCACGCGGTGGATACGCTGCGATATTTGTGTGGTGGAGAAGTAGAAGCCGTGGCGAGCGATGTGCGGCGATTGGATGCCACGTTTAGAAATATGCACACGGCGCTGGTGAAGTTTGCGTCTGGCGCGACAGGTGTGCTACAAAATTGTTATATGATGGGACGGCGGATGTTCACGGTGGAAGTGCATTCGACGGGTATTTCGATGTTTGGCGATCCCGAAGAGGGCGGGCAGGTATTTGCCGATGGCAAAGTCGAACCCGTAAGGTCGCTTGATCCATGGATACTGAGCGAAAGCGAGCAGCCACATGTCGCTTTTGGGGCTTATGCCATTAATCGCCATTTTATCGATTGCGTAAAAACAGGCCAACAACCCGAAACAAATTTTGAAGATGCGGCAAAATCTATGGAATTGGTTGATGCGATTTACGATTCACAAATCGGATGAGATGTAATTATTAAGGAAAAGGCGGGATGTATCGCATCCCGCCCTTTTTGTTTTTTAAGCCGATATTTGTTTGTGCGATTTCTCAAAGCCCCAAGTCATCGGAAATATCATTCATCGCATCGCGTACAAAAGCGATATGATCGTCTAATTCTATGCCGAGTTCTTCGGCGCCGGTTAGAATGTCTTCCCGTGAGACATTTCGGGCAAAGCCTTTTTGTTTTATTTTTTTAAGCACTGAAGAGACTTTGAGATCTGCGAGTTTTTTGGTGGGTTGCATCAGAGTTACAGCCACGATGAATCCAGTCAATTCATCTACTGCAAAGAGGGCTTTATCGAGCAGGCTTTCTCT from the Gemmatimonadota bacterium genome contains:
- a CDS encoding ion transporter; translated protein: MTAKTHLYAILEKAEEGDLLSRIVDLFIITLIVLNVTMVILETVEGINETYGEFIELFETICVLIFTVEYLLRIWCCTADKKFARSLTGRLAFMLTPLALIDFIAIFPYYVFLLVTIPPEYTLPLRLLRLFRLLKVGRYSHSMQMFGRVIWQKRHELYIVAFALTLLLVIVSSLMYFVEHYAQPEAFSSIPTTMWWGIVTLTTVGYGDVFPITSLGKFLGAIIAVLGVGMFALPAGILSSGFVEAMQESHRENKCPHCGKDLNNHG
- the ispD gene encoding 2-C-methyl-D-erythritol 4-phosphate cytidylyltransferase, with the translated sequence MNYAIILAAGSGKRMGTHIPKQFLDLAGRPVLAWTLTAFERADRIDRVVLVVGREDIDTCREQFGKKKFSKVVEVIAGGAERQDSVACGLHAIPQDADVVAIHDGARAYVTPEEINAVVLAATEHGAAVLGTPVTDTIKRVQGDQVAKTLDRSTLRAVQTPQAFRRDVIFRAHRAARESGYLGTDDTALVERLGEAVTIVPGRADNIKITSIEDLDMGLHILEQRGEVTPTLRIGQGYDAHQLAEDRALILGGVHIPHEKGLQGHSDADVLTHVVIDALLGALGAGDIGQLFPDTDAAYKDISSLTLLAHVTHILKESHAQVLNVDATVMAQRPKLSPYIEQMRENIARALEVSVDLISVKATTTEYMGFIGREEGIAAQAVALIKSY
- a CDS encoding mandelate racemase/muconate lactonizing enzyme family protein, which produces MKIKNYETYVLGTPWRNLTYVFIELEDGTRGVGEARVLGKTHTVLEFLKDTRRHFIGHNVYDIEDLYCRFTLHDFGVPGEVVMTGLALVEMACWDCIGKLTNQPVYNLIGGKTIERVPAYANGWYTVERSPEEFAKAAQKVIDRGYIGLKFDPFGNGNLELTRDEFFKSVELIEAVHSVVGDRVQIFVEMHGRFASHQAIEIAKAIEHLRPGWIEEPTRPEDLGALTKVAQHTSIPIATGERLYKAAEFRDLFPMRVVDIIQPDLNQCGGLLETKKIASTAETYNVMVAPHNVGGIITTVATLHLMATLRNGKVLEHFNDFADEHVKRAGTPYPEVVDGHFELPGGPGWGVEIDIDFLRQHDGDKIDGIYADPGLNMFVNADWAKREQDQYNI
- the queA gene encoding tRNA preQ1(34) S-adenosylmethionine ribosyltransferase-isomerase QueA, which codes for MKRSDFYYELPNHLIAQYPTAERDGSRLMVANRTHREIVHRTFRELPNFLRAGDCLVLNETRVFPARLKGYRPITRGAVELLLLHPNGDSWEVMARPGRRLRIGAEIAFEGSDLIATVEDVLDSGNRRVRFEGKGSLDELLKTHGHVPLPPYIRREDCASDKERYQTVYARVRGSVAAPTAGLHFTPVLLAKIEALGISLARILLHVGPGTFKPVKADDVRDHKMGAEFWKIDESAAETVNRCRANGGRVIAVGTTSVRTLESAAVKIGSNWQLKSGSDWTHIFIYPPYNFRLVDGLITNFHLPESTLLMLIAAFMGRDFAMRAYREAVREAYRFYSYGDAMMIL
- a CDS encoding phytanoyl-CoA dioxygenase family protein codes for the protein MEDLETQQYLLDLQGYLVVENVLTADEVATLNELFDRQKLPPPGETQRFGSAPDGPGFLQWGKPFCDLLDHPQIMSILRFRLGDCFRLDRLYGMYMKAGMGRGRLHADYGAMSPISGSMPGKYFNFPKHEITDGFMVVAWSLTDAGPDHGGFCCIPGSHKSNYRLPQKIFDAPEKSPLIIIPHAPAGSAILFSEALTHGTSAWYSKHERRSLLYKYCVAHTAWRPNRVQPPTNTELTPRQQILFREPAEPHRHFPSLFE
- a CDS encoding Gfo/Idh/MocA family oxidoreductase, with the protein product MVGGGGMAGGWINRMTQKFGDRIKIIGLVDVNRDVLDRQAQTLGLSKDQLFTSHEDAVSAVNADFCGVATPPPFHAPATVAALEAGMPVISEKPIADTLDAAKDMVRAAQKTGLPCAIIQNYRYARNKQELVRIRDEGRLGRLQHIVGRYACDYREFESWGKAWRHTMEFGLLFEGSVHHFDMLRFLSGGDPDTLMGFGWNPEWSSFDHHSSGMYLVNMDNGTHAFYEGNSSAAGITNCWHREHYRAEFEEGTVEIAEGATVTIHRVGQEPEVYEAPEIEWEGHDHLFDEFLDWLDGGPPSETRIEKNIISYAMVIAAMETTLDGQPKKIADYVSDLDL
- a CDS encoding sugar phosphate isomerase/epimerase codes for the protein MMELVIGSTTRPLNALSFAEACEHIASAGYTDVAVFAHDGVIPVNNESSAAQIAAAKKAATQAGVNPSMLLGRALLEHGVDGAADAYKQLLDNAAELGAKWILELGTGKKEYYGIYPEVMRRAAEHADTLDLGISLKPHGGISLTAKELIDLYHQVNHPAFAVSYDPGNIIHYTRGEVRPEQEVDDIAKYTSTAIVKDCALDSENNPNVQTTAGDGEVDFHRILSGLIGGGFTGPLYVECVGSKTPEGIDRDLAFTLGYIRGILSSTGCC
- a CDS encoding DedA family protein, with protein sequence MDLLCSLFKNVIASCVTSKGYKLEYFTELWNSFFPYFTELWNSFLAYLRDQPPEWIYFFLFLGAFLENIVPIIPGDTLIVFGAYLAGIGIIAVWPAYFAMWIGSAVGCLLLYAIAFVKGRSFFLRLNIKFLNEENLHRTETWFNRYGDKIVIFNRFLPAVRIFVGIVAGISQMHPLRMTLYVLFGTLLWNSLLIYFGFTVGENWQIVVAVLKTYNRILAILMVVGILGFWWWRRKKKQREK